The window TGCCCCCCCTTATCACCTCGTTCACCGGTATCATATGGGCGGAGGTGTCCGCCTCCGACTCTTTGTGTTTGATAAGGCCCATGTCGTCGAGGAGTTGAAAGAGTTTATAGAATTTCATCATCAGGTCATATGTAAACTTCGACCTTCCCAACCTCTATCTCCCTTTTATCAATCACTCAAGTTCTTAAACATCCACAAAAGTTAAAAAATCACCGCGAAAGCCTCCCCCCTAAACCCATGCAAGACCGAGCCGGCCCAATCCCATAGACGCTAACCGAGCGACTTCGCCGCCATCGAAGCATCATTTTTGAACTTGACCATGTCCACAACCGTGTTATTCTTCCTTGCCTCCTCGGCAGCGAAACAGAGAAGGTGGCTGTCGAGGGCGTCTTTGGCCCTCGTCAAGACATCGGCCCCCTTGTTCTTGTTGAAGTTCCTCACGGATTTGGCAAACTCTATCAGCACCGTTCCGTCAGATCCGCCGTGAAACAGGGGGTTGAACCTGACCCTCTTCCTCCTTACCTTGTTCTTCGGGTTGAAGTTTCTCACCTCGAGCCTTCCTGTGAGGTCTTTTGAATATATCTCGCCGGTTGTCCCGTTGATGTTCAGGGTCCGCTCCCACGTCAGGCTGAACGCCGACAGCGAAAGCGTGGCGAGCTTTCCCCCCTCGTACTCGATGTTCACGAGCTGGTGATCCATGACATCATTGTCGCACTTAAAGACGCATCTGCCGTGGGGGCCGTTTTTCAGCTCCTCTATCCGCCCCTCCCTGTCCACGCTGGTCAGGTTGTAGGCTGAGAGGCTCCTGAGATGGGGATATTTGATATACCCATCGACGAGGGTTCCCGGCGTTATGCCGGTAATGAGGGATACCGGTATCTGGGGAAAGCCGGGCTTGATGTACTGCTTGTAGGCGTGGAACGGACAAGTCTTTTCCACAGGGCAGCCGTCGAGGCACCTCTCGGGCGCCCCCTTAGGGGCGTTTTCCTCCCTGAAGTAGGTGAGCTTCCCGTAGGAAGAGACGCTTATGGGATGGGCATCCGCAAACCAGGTGATCAGGTC is drawn from Candidatus Zymogenus saltonus and contains these coding sequences:
- a CDS encoding Gfo/Idh/MocA family oxidoreductase is translated as MMAKKPVTVALLGAGERGQVMFGIFAKKHPDLFKYVAVAEANDQRRERFVKKFNIPKENVFADWRDLMEKPRLADAVINAMPDIHHYDSTIAALRKGYHTLLEKPMAQSPAQCVSLVNEAEKQGMILQIFLECRYLPLYERIRRLIDEGKIGELMGIQTSENLGYWHFIMSYVRGFARRSVDVISFLSAKGIHDFDLITWFADAHPISVSSYGKLTYFREENAPKGAPERCLDGCPVEKTCPFHAYKQYIKPGFPQIPVSLITGITPGTLVDGYIKYPHLRSLSAYNLTSVDREGRIEELKNGPHGRCVFKCDNDVMDHQLVNIEYEGGKLATLSLSAFSLTWERTLNINGTTGEIYSKDLTGRLEVRNFNPKNKVRRKRVRFNPLFHGGSDGTVLIEFAKSVRNFNKNKGADVLTRAKDALDSHLLCFAAEEARKNNTVVDMVKFKNDASMAAKSLG